In one Streptomyces sp. NBC_01241 genomic region, the following are encoded:
- a CDS encoding ABC transporter substrate-binding protein — protein sequence MSRSSSRTSLAVVGAATALAVLTACGGGGDDKAAAGSDGKPVSITFWGWTKGSKEVVDAFNASHKNIKVVYEEIPSGNAGGYAKISNAVKAGNAPDLVSIEYPQLPEYVSQGALQDIGQYFTEDIRKKLLPQAVELTTLGGKNWAVPFDASPQAFYYRKDLFEKYGVEVPKTWDEFRKAAEKIKKADKKVRIGTFFPDDPTTFQAMSWQAGAQWYKPEGDTWKVSTADAATNKVADYWQGLLDDDLIRANASFSPEWTNSLKNGGTVGYLGAAWGAGVLKATLPEQSGKWAVAPMPNWDGKPASGMLGGSTFAVTKTSKKAEAAVEFATWMSTTEEGIKARIESGTSSAFPAAAALRPVAKKSFDAGFYSGEDIYQVFEGAAASIGQNWNWGPTTGTTNTTMKDQFGKVASGGTTIKDAVKAGHDATVAELKKRGLKVEDAD from the coding sequence GTGAGCCGCAGTTCGAGCAGAACGTCCCTCGCCGTAGTCGGCGCCGCCACCGCCCTCGCCGTTCTCACGGCCTGTGGTGGCGGCGGCGACGACAAAGCCGCCGCCGGAAGCGACGGCAAGCCCGTCAGCATCACCTTCTGGGGCTGGACCAAGGGGTCCAAGGAGGTCGTTGACGCGTTCAACGCCTCGCACAAGAACATCAAGGTGGTGTACGAGGAGATCCCGTCCGGCAACGCGGGCGGCTACGCCAAGATCTCCAACGCGGTCAAGGCAGGCAACGCCCCCGACCTGGTCTCCATCGAGTACCCGCAGCTTCCGGAGTACGTCAGTCAGGGCGCGCTCCAGGACATCGGCCAGTACTTCACCGAGGACATCAGGAAGAAGCTGCTGCCGCAGGCGGTCGAGCTGACGACGCTCGGCGGCAAGAACTGGGCCGTCCCGTTCGACGCCTCGCCGCAGGCGTTCTACTACCGCAAGGACCTGTTCGAGAAGTACGGCGTCGAGGTCCCCAAGACCTGGGACGAGTTCCGCAAGGCCGCCGAGAAGATCAAGAAGGCCGACAAGAAGGTTCGGATCGGCACCTTCTTCCCCGACGACCCGACCACGTTCCAGGCGATGTCCTGGCAGGCCGGCGCCCAGTGGTACAAGCCCGAGGGCGACACCTGGAAGGTCAGCACGGCCGACGCGGCCACCAACAAGGTCGCCGACTACTGGCAGGGTCTGCTCGACGACGATCTGATCCGCGCCAACGCCTCGTTCAGCCCCGAGTGGACCAACTCCCTCAAGAACGGCGGCACCGTCGGCTACCTCGGCGCCGCCTGGGGCGCGGGCGTCCTCAAGGCCACGCTGCCCGAGCAGAGCGGCAAGTGGGCCGTCGCCCCGATGCCCAACTGGGACGGCAAGCCGGCCAGCGGCATGCTCGGCGGCTCCACCTTCGCGGTGACCAAGACCAGCAAGAAGGCCGAGGCCGCGGTCGAGTTCGCCACCTGGATGTCGACCACCGAGGAAGGCATCAAGGCCCGCATCGAGTCCGGCACTTCGAGCGCCTTCCCGGCCGCGGCGGCCCTGCGCCCGGTGGCGAAGAAGTCCTTCGACGCCGGCTTCTACAGCGGCGAGGACATCTACCAGGTGTTCGAGGGCGCCGCCGCGTCCATCGGCCAGAACTGGAACTGGGGCCCGACGACCGGCACCACGAACACCACCATGAAGGACCAGTTCGGCAAGGTCGCGAGCGGCGGCACCACCATCAAGGACGCCGTGAAGGCCGGGCACGACGCCACGGTCGCCGAGCTGAAGAAGCGCGGTCTGAAGGTCGAGGACGCAGACTGA
- a CDS encoding hydroxyacid dehydrogenase, with protein MPHATDNRPAALLAMGPGIAARLLTDRHRTRLATLTRTDPHLVAHDLADPTPEVAAALADAEVLFTCWGATPLSAEVLTAAPRLRAVVHAAGSVKHHITDACWERGIAVTSAAGANALPVAEFTLAAILFANKRVLHSADRYRALRTEHDWLAEFDGTGNYRRTVGIIGASRIGRRVIELLRPFDLDVLLYDPYVDVTEAARLGVRLTSLDELCASSSVVSVHAPQLPETHHLIGAAQLSAMATGTTLINTARGSLIDEGALLPELTSGRLHAVLDVTEPELPPAHSPLYELPNVLLTPHVAGSLGNELHRMADEALDELERYAAGLPFAAPVLAGALPRSA; from the coding sequence ATGCCCCACGCCACTGACAACCGGCCGGCCGCCCTGCTCGCGATGGGCCCCGGCATCGCCGCCCGCCTCCTCACCGACCGCCACCGCACCCGCCTCGCCACCCTCACCCGCACCGACCCGCACCTCGTCGCCCACGACCTGGCCGACCCGACGCCCGAGGTGGCCGCCGCGCTCGCCGATGCCGAGGTGCTGTTCACCTGCTGGGGCGCGACGCCGCTCAGCGCCGAAGTACTGACGGCCGCTCCCCGGCTGCGGGCCGTGGTGCACGCGGCCGGTTCCGTGAAGCACCACATCACCGACGCCTGCTGGGAGCGCGGGATCGCCGTCACCTCGGCGGCCGGGGCCAACGCGCTGCCGGTCGCCGAATTCACGCTCGCCGCGATCCTGTTCGCGAACAAGCGCGTCCTGCACTCCGCCGACCGCTACCGCGCGCTGCGCACCGAGCACGACTGGCTCGCGGAGTTCGACGGCACCGGCAACTACCGCCGCACGGTCGGCATCATCGGCGCCTCGCGCATCGGCCGCCGGGTGATCGAGCTGCTGCGCCCCTTCGATCTGGACGTCCTGCTGTACGACCCGTACGTGGACGTCACCGAGGCGGCGCGGCTCGGCGTCCGGCTCACCTCGCTCGACGAGCTGTGCGCGAGCAGCTCGGTCGTCTCGGTGCACGCGCCGCAGCTCCCCGAGACGCACCATCTGATCGGCGCGGCGCAGTTGTCGGCCATGGCGACCGGGACGACCCTGATCAACACGGCGCGGGGTTCGCTCATCGACGAGGGCGCGCTGCTGCCCGAGCTGACGAGCGGGCGGCTGCACGCGGTGCTGGATGTGACGGAGCCCGAACTTCCGCCCGCGCACTCACCGTTGTACGAGCTGCCGAACGTGCTGCTCACTCCGCATGTGGCGGGTTCGCTGGGCAATGAGCTGCACCGGATGGCCGACGAGGCGCTGGACGAGCTGGAACGGTACGCGGCCGGCCTGCCGTTCGCGGCTCCGGTGCTGGCGGGAGCGCTGCCGCGCTCGGCGTGA
- a CDS encoding MOSC domain-containing protein, producing MKLLTVNAGRPEVVEYTDAAGGVTGIGKQPVDGPVRVTDPGPKGTGGSGLAGDAVCDLRHHGGSDQAVYAFAREDLDDWERVLGRPLANGAFGENLTTTGLDVNGARIGERWRIGPDLVLEVASSRIPCRTFAGHLDEKGWVRRFTQAAAPGAYLRVIEPGEIRSGDPVEIVHRPGHDVTVRLDFQASTTRRELLPKLLAAGEALHPESLRAALKYVEKEATRE from the coding sequence ATGAAGCTGTTGACCGTGAACGCAGGGCGGCCGGAGGTCGTCGAGTACACCGACGCCGCCGGCGGCGTGACCGGGATCGGCAAGCAGCCGGTCGACGGACCCGTACGCGTCACCGATCCCGGCCCCAAGGGCACCGGGGGCAGTGGCCTGGCCGGGGACGCGGTGTGCGATCTGCGTCATCACGGCGGCTCCGACCAGGCCGTGTACGCCTTCGCCCGCGAGGACCTCGACGACTGGGAGCGGGTGCTCGGCCGCCCGCTCGCCAATGGCGCGTTCGGCGAGAACCTGACAACCACCGGTCTCGACGTGAACGGCGCGAGGATTGGCGAGCGCTGGCGGATCGGCCCCGATCTGGTGCTGGAGGTCGCGTCGAGCCGGATTCCGTGCCGTACGTTCGCCGGTCATCTCGACGAGAAGGGCTGGGTCCGGCGGTTCACGCAGGCGGCCGCCCCGGGGGCGTATCTGCGGGTGATCGAGCCGGGTGAGATCCGCTCCGGCGACCCGGTCGAGATCGTGCACCGGCCCGGCCACGACGTCACTGTGCGGCTGGACTTCCAGGCGTCGACGACGCGAAGGGAGCTGCTCCCGAAGCTGCTCGCGGCGGGCGAAGCGCTGCATCCCGAGTCGCTGCGTGCCGCGCTGAAGTATGTGGAGAAGGAGGCCACGCGCGAGTGA
- a CDS encoding carbohydrate ABC transporter permease, whose product MNSPASRSRWMSKTAVNGFLLLAVVYMLFPLVWLVTAATKDTGGLLAGNAFSFEGFNLGENLSNLASYGDGIYFRWYVNSLMYAGGGAIVCSLICVAAGYAFDKYEFRGKEKLFGLVLMGVLVPTTALALPMYLLASKTGLVNTYWSVLIPVLVNPFGVYLARVFSTGYIPNEALEAARIDGAGELRVFWSIGLRMVMPGFVTVFLFQFTAIWNNFFLPLVMLSDRKLFPLSLGLYSWNTNTHGEPSFYPLVVTGSLLAVIPLIVAFVSLQRHWKAGLTAGSVK is encoded by the coding sequence ATGAACTCCCCCGCCTCCCGCAGCCGCTGGATGTCGAAGACCGCCGTCAACGGCTTTCTCCTGCTCGCCGTCGTCTACATGCTCTTCCCCCTCGTCTGGCTGGTCACCGCCGCCACGAAGGACACCGGCGGTCTGCTCGCGGGCAATGCCTTCTCCTTCGAGGGCTTCAACCTCGGCGAGAACCTGTCGAACCTGGCCTCCTACGGCGACGGCATCTACTTCCGCTGGTACGTCAACAGCCTCATGTACGCGGGCGGCGGGGCGATCGTCTGCTCGCTGATCTGCGTCGCCGCGGGATACGCCTTCGACAAGTACGAATTCCGGGGCAAGGAGAAGCTGTTCGGCCTCGTGCTGATGGGTGTGCTCGTCCCCACCACGGCGCTCGCCCTGCCGATGTATCTCCTGGCCTCCAAGACCGGCCTGGTCAACACCTACTGGTCCGTGCTGATCCCGGTGCTCGTCAACCCGTTCGGCGTGTATCTCGCCCGGGTGTTCAGCACCGGCTACATACCGAACGAGGCCCTGGAGGCCGCCCGTATCGACGGGGCCGGCGAGCTGCGCGTCTTCTGGTCCATCGGACTGCGCATGGTCATGCCGGGCTTCGTGACCGTCTTCCTCTTCCAGTTCACCGCGATCTGGAACAACTTCTTCCTCCCTCTCGTGATGCTCTCGGACCGCAAGCTCTTCCCGCTGAGCCTCGGTCTGTACTCCTGGAACACCAACACGCACGGCGAGCCGAGCTTCTATCCACTCGTCGTCACCGGGTCCCTCCTCGCCGTCATCCCCCTGATCGTCGCCTTCGTCTCGCTGCAGCGGCACTGGAAGGCCGGACTGACCGCCGGTAGCGTCAAGTGA
- the groL gene encoding chaperonin GroEL (60 kDa chaperone family; promotes refolding of misfolded polypeptides especially under stressful conditions; forms two stacked rings of heptamers to form a barrel-shaped 14mer; ends can be capped by GroES; misfolded proteins enter the barrel where they are refolded when GroES binds) produces the protein MAKILKFDEDARRALERGVNKLADTVKVTIGPKGRNVVIDKKFGAPTITNDGVTIAREVELDDPYENLGAQLVKEVATKTNDVAGDGTTTATVLAQALVREGLRNVAAGASPAALKKGIDAAVKAVSDELLATARPIDDKSDIAAVAALSAQDSQVGELIADAMDKVGKDGVITVEESNTFGLDLEFTEGMAFDKGYLSPYMVTDQERMEAVLDDPYILIHQGKIGAIQELLPLLEKVIQAGGSKPLLIIAEDVEGEALSTLVVNKIRGTFNAVAVKAPGFGDRRKAMLGDIATLTGATVIAEEVGLKLDQAGLDVLGTARRVTVSKDDTTIVDGGGEPGDVKGRVNQIKAEIEATDSDWDREKLQERLAKLAGGVCVIRVGAATEVELKEKKHRLEDAISATRAAVEEGIVSGGGSALVHAVKVLEGNLDKTGDEATGVAVVRRAAVEPLRWIAENAGLEGYVITSKVAELDKGQGFNAATGEYGDLVKAGVIDPVKVTRSALENAASIASLLLTTETLVVEKPAEEEAEAGHGGHGHSH, from the coding sequence ATGGCGAAGATCCTGAAGTTCGACGAGGACGCCCGTCGCGCCCTTGAGCGCGGCGTCAACAAGCTTGCCGACACGGTCAAGGTGACGATCGGCCCCAAGGGCCGCAACGTCGTCATCGACAAGAAGTTCGGCGCACCCACCATCACCAACGACGGTGTCACCATCGCGCGCGAGGTCGAGCTCGACGACCCGTACGAGAACCTCGGTGCCCAGCTGGTGAAGGAGGTGGCGACCAAGACCAACGACGTCGCGGGTGACGGTACGACCACCGCCACCGTGCTGGCCCAGGCGCTCGTCCGCGAGGGTCTGCGCAACGTCGCCGCGGGTGCTTCCCCGGCCGCCCTGAAGAAGGGCATCGACGCCGCGGTCAAGGCCGTCTCCGACGAGCTCCTCGCGACCGCCCGTCCGATCGACGACAAGTCCGACATCGCCGCCGTGGCCGCGCTCTCCGCGCAGGACTCGCAGGTCGGCGAGCTCATCGCGGACGCGATGGACAAGGTCGGCAAGGACGGTGTCATCACCGTCGAGGAGTCCAACACCTTCGGTCTGGACCTCGAGTTCACCGAGGGCATGGCCTTCGACAAGGGTTACCTGTCCCCGTACATGGTGACCGACCAGGAGCGTATGGAGGCCGTCCTCGACGACCCGTACATCCTGATCCACCAGGGCAAGATCGGCGCGATCCAGGAGCTGCTCCCGCTGCTGGAGAAGGTCATCCAGGCCGGTGGCTCCAAGCCGCTGCTGATCATCGCCGAGGACGTCGAGGGCGAGGCGCTGTCGACCCTGGTCGTCAACAAGATCCGTGGCACCTTCAACGCCGTCGCGGTGAAGGCCCCGGGCTTCGGTGACCGCCGCAAGGCCATGCTCGGCGACATCGCCACCCTCACCGGTGCGACCGTCATCGCCGAGGAGGTCGGCCTCAAGCTCGACCAGGCCGGTCTGGACGTGCTGGGCACCGCCCGCCGCGTCACCGTCTCCAAGGACGACACGACGATCGTGGACGGCGGCGGCGAGCCCGGCGACGTCAAGGGCCGGGTCAACCAGATCAAGGCCGAGATCGAGGCCACGGACTCCGACTGGGACCGCGAGAAGCTCCAGGAGCGCCTCGCGAAGCTGGCCGGCGGCGTGTGCGTGATCCGTGTCGGTGCCGCCACCGAGGTGGAGCTCAAGGAGAAGAAGCACCGTCTGGAGGACGCCATCTCCGCGACCCGCGCCGCGGTCGAGGAGGGCATCGTCTCCGGTGGTGGCTCCGCTCTGGTTCACGCCGTCAAGGTCCTGGAGGGCAACCTCGACAAGACCGGCGACGAGGCCACGGGTGTCGCGGTCGTGCGCCGCGCCGCCGTCGAGCCGCTGCGCTGGATCGCCGAGAACGCCGGTCTTGAGGGCTACGTCATCACCTCGAAGGTCGCCGAGCTCGACAAGGGCCAGGGCTTCAACGCCGCGACCGGCGAGTACGGCGACCTGGTGAAGGCCGGCGTCATCGACCCGGTCAAGGTCACCCGCTCCGCGCTGGAGAACGCCGCGTCCATCGCGTCGCTGCTGCTCACGACCGAGACGCTCGTCGTCGAGAAGCCGGCCGAGGAAGAGGCCGAGGCCGGTCACGGCGGCCACGGCCACTCGCACTGA
- a CDS encoding substrate-binding domain-containing protein: MRESAAERHDRLLGLVRERGSARVSELASQLGVSAVTVRRDVEELAGRGLLDRVHGSVSWPQDAASAAGPGGSGSGSGSGSGLVLGMLAPSSTYYFSEVIRGAHEAAAGAGARLILRISDYRPQEDQARTEGLLSAGAEGLLIAPGWQHPGDPAAFGDWIASLPVPTVLLERRPTAGSPLDGLDRVCSDHAHGVLLAVRHLVDLGHGAPLLMARADSPTALAVRSGYAEALAVLGLRAPQDVIESVPAELAPDRFDQAVRALREAVHSGVATAALIHNDVDAIQVVQRLAELGVRVPDDLALIAYDDEVAALADTPLTAVAPPKRDVGRHATELLVERLGQSGGAPRRHLMLLPQLRVRDSCGAPLS, encoded by the coding sequence GTGCGCGAAAGTGCTGCTGAACGTCATGACCGCCTGCTGGGGCTGGTACGGGAGCGGGGTTCAGCCCGGGTCTCGGAGCTCGCCTCGCAGCTCGGGGTCTCCGCCGTCACGGTGCGCCGAGACGTGGAGGAGCTGGCCGGCCGGGGCCTGCTCGACCGGGTCCACGGCTCGGTGTCCTGGCCGCAGGACGCCGCCTCCGCCGCGGGGCCCGGCGGCAGCGGCAGCGGCAGCGGCAGCGGCAGCGGCCTGGTTCTCGGCATGCTCGCGCCCTCGTCGACGTACTACTTCTCCGAGGTCATCCGCGGGGCCCATGAGGCGGCCGCCGGGGCGGGTGCCCGGCTGATCCTGCGGATCTCCGACTACCGGCCGCAGGAGGACCAGGCCCGCACCGAGGGGCTGCTCTCCGCGGGCGCCGAGGGGCTGCTGATCGCACCGGGCTGGCAGCACCCCGGCGACCCCGCCGCGTTCGGCGACTGGATCGCCTCACTGCCCGTGCCGACCGTCCTGCTGGAGCGCAGGCCCACCGCCGGCTCCCCGCTGGACGGCCTGGACCGGGTCTGCTCGGACCATGCGCACGGGGTGCTGCTCGCCGTTCGCCACCTGGTGGATCTCGGGCACGGGGCGCCGCTCCTGATGGCCCGGGCGGACTCGCCGACCGCCCTCGCGGTGCGGTCCGGGTACGCGGAGGCCCTGGCCGTGCTCGGTCTGCGCGCGCCGCAGGACGTGATCGAGTCCGTACCGGCCGAACTCGCTCCGGACAGGTTCGACCAGGCCGTGCGGGCGCTGCGCGAGGCGGTCCACTCGGGCGTGGCGACGGCGGCGCTGATCCACAACGACGTGGACGCGATCCAGGTCGTGCAGCGCCTTGCCGAGCTGGGCGTACGGGTGCCGGACGATCTGGCGCTGATCGCCTACGACGACGAGGTGGCGGCTCTCGCGGACACCCCGCTCACGGCGGTGGCACCACCCAAGCGCGACGTGGGCCGCCACGCGACGGAACTGCTGGTGGAGCGGCTCGGCCAGAGCGGGGGCGCACCACGGCGCCATCTGATGCTGCTGCCGCAGCTGCGGGTCCGGGACTCGTGCGGAGCGCCCCTCTCGTAG
- a CDS encoding SDR family NAD(P)-dependent oxidoreductase, which translates to MTTALITGATAGIGAAFARRLAADGHNLVLVARDTERLREQATELHDRHGIEAEVLTADLSQDKGIAAVEDRLTDRHQPVDLLVNNAGFGNRGSYLDVPMADELNMLKVHCEAVLRLTSAAAAGMRERGRGGVVNVASVAAFVPRGTYGASKAWVVQFTQGAAKDLAGSGVRLMALCPGFVRTEFHQRAGMGTGNIPGWMWLDADKLVATALADLARGKSLSVPDPRYKVLMGLVKVTPRGLLGGVTSKTGRKYGPQ; encoded by the coding sequence ATGACGACTGCACTGATTACGGGCGCGACCGCGGGTATCGGGGCCGCCTTCGCGCGGCGGCTGGCGGCCGACGGGCACAACCTGGTGCTGGTGGCCCGGGACACCGAGCGGCTGCGCGAGCAGGCGACCGAACTGCACGACCGGCACGGCATCGAAGCCGAGGTGCTGACGGCCGATCTGTCACAGGACAAGGGGATCGCCGCGGTCGAGGACCGGTTGACGGATCGTCACCAGCCGGTCGATCTGCTGGTCAACAACGCCGGGTTCGGCAACAGGGGCAGCTACCTGGATGTGCCCATGGCCGATGAGCTGAACATGCTGAAGGTGCACTGCGAGGCGGTGCTGCGGCTGACCTCGGCGGCCGCGGCCGGGATGCGCGAGCGCGGGCGGGGCGGGGTCGTCAACGTGGCCTCGGTGGCAGCGTTCGTGCCGCGCGGGACGTACGGCGCGTCCAAGGCGTGGGTCGTGCAGTTCACCCAGGGCGCGGCGAAGGACCTGGCCGGTTCGGGGGTGCGGCTGATGGCACTGTGCCCCGGTTTCGTACGGACGGAGTTCCATCAGCGGGCCGGGATGGGGACCGGCAACATTCCGGGCTGGATGTGGCTCGATGCGGACAAGCTGGTGGCGACGGCCCTGGCGGACCTGGCACGCGGCAAGTCCCTCTCCGTCCCGGATCCCCGCTACAAGGTGCTGATGGGGCTCGTGAAGGTGACGCCGCGCGGCCTGCTCGGAGGGGTCACCTCCAAGACAGGCCGCAAGTACGGTCCTCAATGA
- a CDS encoding carbohydrate ABC transporter permease, producing MKRARTTRAAAILLGPFFVLFTAVMVLPIGYAVWLSLFTEKQSGLGFGGTETVFSGLDNYTAALGDRAFREGFGVLLGYCLFYIPLLLIGALALALLLDSTLARARRFFQLALFLPHAVPGIIAALIWVYLYTPQLSPVVSAMESGGIGFDFFSPEGALPSIVNIALWEWLGYNMVIFYAALQAIDRSVLEAATVDGAGAWRIALSIKVPLIRASVVMVALFTVIGSLQLFTEPLILNKGTGSAVSSTWTPNMYAYTAAFERNDYGLAAAASILLALTAALLSFVVTRFTGRKGKKA from the coding sequence ATGAAGCGCGCCCGGACGACCAGAGCCGCCGCCATCCTGCTGGGGCCCTTCTTCGTACTGTTCACCGCGGTCATGGTGCTGCCGATCGGATACGCGGTCTGGCTCAGCCTGTTCACCGAGAAACAGTCCGGCCTGGGCTTCGGCGGCACCGAGACCGTCTTCAGCGGACTCGACAACTACACGGCGGCCCTGGGCGACCGGGCGTTCCGCGAGGGCTTCGGCGTACTCCTCGGATACTGCCTGTTCTACATTCCGCTGCTGCTCATCGGGGCCCTCGCCCTCGCCCTGCTGCTGGACTCCACGCTGGCCCGCGCCCGCCGGTTCTTCCAGCTCGCGCTCTTCCTGCCGCACGCCGTGCCCGGCATCATCGCCGCGCTGATCTGGGTATACCTCTACACGCCCCAGCTCAGCCCGGTGGTCAGCGCCATGGAGTCCGGCGGGATCGGCTTCGACTTCTTCTCCCCCGAAGGCGCCCTTCCCTCCATCGTCAACATCGCCCTGTGGGAATGGCTCGGCTACAACATGGTGATCTTCTACGCCGCGTTGCAGGCGATCGACCGCTCCGTGCTCGAAGCGGCGACGGTCGACGGGGCCGGTGCCTGGCGCATCGCGCTCAGCATCAAGGTTCCGCTGATCCGCGCCTCCGTCGTGATGGTCGCGCTGTTCACGGTCATCGGCTCGCTCCAGCTGTTCACCGAGCCGCTGATCCTCAACAAGGGGACCGGTTCCGCCGTCTCCTCCACCTGGACGCCGAACATGTACGCGTACACCGCGGCCTTCGAACGCAACGACTACGGTCTCGCCGCGGCCGCCTCCATCCTGCTGGCGCTCACGGCCGCGCTGCTGTCCTTCGTCGTCACCCGCTTCACCGGCCGGAAGGGCAAGAAAGCATGA
- a CDS encoding right-handed parallel beta-helix repeat-containing protein yields the protein MRHRVTAATLAALTAAAGLTATGQSAAQAAAPAGRVFHVDCAADPAGATGSRQHPWTTLAEANAHTYGPGDRLLFKRGATCTGTLAPTGTGSAHAPFTIADYGTGPARARLDGAGAHDVVLLSNTQYVHLKALEITNADNPGSERNGVRLRLTDYGVARGFDISGLYIHDVRGGDYKTVSGSSAIHIAVEGKAKASWYDGLDVGHNRIEDVDREGIYFKSTFSKRDLVGEQQDPNVYPGEWTPSTGVRIHHNTLKSLAGDGMKLDTTSGARVDHNRVDGFQLRSPSANAGIWTFNTDDTTVEYNEVSGGGNTHDGMSFDADGASQNTVFQYNYSHDNKGGFLLICPYSGAKTIGTVARYNVSRNDGARLIQNCWGPILDTKIHNNTFQNKEQIPGYLVQDDAGSPATTQHELSIRNNIFVSEGTGGYAFKNPTPGLSFDHNAFYGIEMTRPDPGGITADPKLRADFRLGAGSPALAAGAVIENNGGRDYFGKKLTPGAPNIGAYAGHGVH from the coding sequence GTGAGACATCGCGTCACCGCTGCGACGCTGGCGGCCCTGACGGCCGCCGCCGGCCTGACCGCAACCGGCCAGAGCGCCGCGCAGGCAGCGGCACCCGCCGGCCGTGTCTTCCATGTCGACTGCGCGGCCGACCCGGCCGGCGCCACCGGCAGCAGACAGCACCCCTGGACCACGCTCGCCGAGGCCAACGCGCACACCTACGGCCCCGGTGACAGGCTGCTCTTCAAGCGCGGCGCCACCTGCACCGGCACCCTCGCCCCCACGGGCACCGGCTCCGCCCACGCCCCGTTCACCATCGCCGACTACGGCACCGGCCCGGCCCGCGCCAGGCTCGACGGCGCGGGCGCCCACGACGTCGTCCTGCTCTCCAACACGCAGTACGTGCACCTCAAGGCCCTGGAGATCACCAACGCGGACAACCCCGGCAGCGAGCGCAACGGCGTCCGCCTCCGCCTCACCGACTACGGCGTCGCCCGTGGCTTCGACATCTCCGGCCTCTACATCCACGATGTGCGCGGCGGCGACTACAAGACGGTGTCCGGCTCCAGCGCGATCCACATCGCGGTCGAGGGCAAGGCGAAGGCCAGCTGGTACGACGGCCTGGACGTCGGGCACAACCGCATCGAGGACGTCGACCGCGAGGGCATCTACTTCAAGTCGACCTTCTCCAAGCGTGATCTGGTAGGCGAGCAGCAGGACCCGAACGTCTACCCGGGGGAGTGGACACCCAGCACCGGCGTCCGTATCCACCACAACACGCTGAAGTCCCTGGCGGGCGACGGCATGAAGCTCGACACCACCAGCGGTGCCCGCGTCGACCACAACCGGGTCGACGGCTTCCAGCTCCGCTCGCCCTCCGCCAACGCGGGCATCTGGACCTTCAACACCGACGACACGACCGTCGAGTACAACGAGGTCTCGGGCGGCGGCAACACCCACGACGGGATGTCCTTCGACGCGGACGGCGCCTCGCAGAACACCGTCTTCCAGTACAACTACAGCCACGACAACAAGGGCGGCTTCCTGCTGATCTGCCCGTACAGCGGCGCCAAGACCATCGGCACGGTCGCCCGCTACAACGTCAGCCGCAACGACGGCGCCCGCCTGATCCAGAACTGCTGGGGCCCGATCCTCGACACGAAGATCCACAACAACACCTTCCAGAACAAGGAGCAGATCCCCGGCTATCTCGTCCAGGACGACGCCGGCAGCCCCGCCACCACCCAGCACGAACTGTCCATCCGGAACAACATCTTCGTGAGCGAGGGCACCGGCGGCTACGCGTTCAAGAACCCGACGCCCGGGCTCTCCTTCGACCACAACGCCTTCTACGGCATAGAGATGACCCGCCCCGACCCCGGTGGCATCACGGCCGACCCGAAGCTCCGCGCGGACTTCAGGCTCGGCGCGGGCTCGCCCGCCCTGGCCGCCGGAGCCGTCATCGAGAACAACGGGGGCAGGGACTACTTCGGCAAGAAGCTGACGCCCGGCGCCCCCAACATCGGCGCCTACGCGGGCCACGGGGTGCACTGA